A window of Gemmatimonadaceae bacterium contains these coding sequences:
- a CDS encoding CPXCG motif-containing cysteine-rich protein — translation MSNNGQNGDSDLDADFPLGDGTVDTTADVVCPYCGETVTIAVDPGGGPVQEYVEDCEVCCNPWAVKVRFVDGVPEVLIAPVDE, via the coding sequence ATGAGCAACAACGGGCAGAATGGCGATTCGGACCTCGATGCCGATTTTCCTCTCGGAGATGGCACCGTGGATACGACGGCCGATGTCGTCTGTCCTTACTGCGGCGAGACTGTGACGATCGCCGTCGATCCCGGCGGCGGCCCCGTGCAGGAGTACGTCGAGGACTGCGAGGTCTGCTGTAATCCATGGGCGGTGAAGGTGCGGTTCGTCGATGGAGTGCCGGAGGTTCTTATCGC